Proteins encoded within one genomic window of Pygocentrus nattereri isolate fPygNat1 chromosome 9, fPygNat1.pri, whole genome shotgun sequence:
- the LOC108412194 gene encoding NACHT, LRR and PYD domains-containing protein 3-like isoform X2, translated as MEVQTPDHGTPAQTNITAQTGGTTCAPVIDGNTVQGSLTVINNIYGAQEAPTSSSSSVQAGCSPGASALTKEYITVCKQTHKSELEKTFRSIKEGLSHDGNSMLLNKIYTELYITEGGSGEVNSEHEVRQIETKFRRRPKQETPIKCNDIFKHIPGKDKPIRTVLTRGIAGIGKTVSVQKFILDWIEGKANQDVTFIFPLPFRELNLIKHKKLSLMDLLHLFFPQTKQFRLIDLINCADCTVMFILDGLDECRPPLHLEKNEILSDETESASVDVLLTNLIRGKLLSSSLLWITTRPAAVSQILLQHINLVTEIRGFSDPQKEEYFRKRISDQRLAKEIITHIKSSRSLYIMCHIPVFCWISATVLEEMLSEVEIGEIPRTLTQMFTYFLNFQIKHSSQKCRGNRDTNLHQTRNIILALGKLAFQQLENGNIIFYEDDLRQCGINIKDVSVYSEVCTQIFREESALHLEKVFSFIHLTVQEFLAALYAFFSFISNHRNVLLEQATGCFAFFKKPQMFDFLSCAVDKALKSENEHLNLFLRFLLGFSLESNQTLLQRLLPELRKSSHSKEQIVWYIKKKIRENPSAEKSINLFHCLNELNDHSLVQEVQKYLNRSNNSGFSGAKLSPAQWSALVFVLLNSEEQLDEFILRKYDPSEECLLRLLPVVKASRKAVLGHCSITEEGCVALVKALKSNLSNVSELDLSWNNPGYSGVKELSDLLKEPHCKLEKLHLEMCSITSQCCAVLINSLKSNPSSHLRELDLSWNDPGESGVKELSDLLKNPHCKLEKLHLSDCSITDKGCVALVKALKSNPSTHLKELNLNNNELKDSGAKELSDLLEDPLCKLETLELAVCSITGEGCAALANALKSNPSSQLKELNLNRNYPGDSAVKKLSDLLKDPHCKLQKLGLSECRITGKSGTLVKALKSNRLSQLREFNLKWNKPGNSAVKEVSGLLEDPHCKLEKLNLRTINSNISCIVNTA; from the exons ATGGAAGTTCAGACTCCAGATCACGGAACTCCTGCCCAGACTAACATCACAGCTCAGACAGGAGGAACCACCTGTGCTCCTGTGATCGATGGAAACACTGTTCAAGGATCACTGACGGTTATAAACAACATATACGGAG CTCAGGAAGCTCCCACTTCCAGCAGCAGCTCAGTTCAGGCTGGATGCTCTCCTGGTGCTTCTGCTCTCACTAAAG AATACATCACTgtgtgtaaacaaacacacaaatctgaACTGGAGAAGACATTTAGAAGTATAAAGGAAGGACTGTCACATGATGGAAACTCAATGCTTCTGAATAAGATTTACACAGAGCTCTACATCACAGAGGGTGGGAGTGGAGAGGTCAATAGTGAACATGAGGTGAGACAGATTGAAACAAAATTCAGGAGACGACCAAAACAAGAAACACCAATCAAATGCAATGACATCTTTAAACACATACCTGGAAAAGACAAACCCATCAGAACTGTGCTGACAAGAGGAATCGCTGGAATTGGAAAAACAGTCTCTGTGCAGAAGTTCATTCTGGACTGGATTGAAGGAAAAGCAAATCAGGATGTCACCTTCATATTTCCACTTCCTTTTAGGGAACTTAATTTGATAAAGCACAAAAAGCTCAGCCTGATGgatcttcttcacctcttttttccACAAACCAAACAATTTCGATTAATAGACTTAATAAATTGTGCTGACTGCACAGTCATGTTCATCTTAGATGGTCTGGATGAGTGTCGACCTCCactacatttagaaaaaaatgagattttatcTGATGAAACAGAATCGGCCTCGGTAGATGTGCTGCTGACAAATCTCATAAGGGGAAAGCTGCTcagttcttctcttctctggaTAACCACTCGACCAGCAGCAGTCAGTCAGATCCTTCTTCAGCATATTAATCTGGTAACAGAGATACGAGGGTTCAGTGATCCTCAGAAAGAGGAATACTTCAGGAAAAGGATCAGTGATCAGAGGCTTGCAAAAGAAATCATTACACACATAAAGTCATCACGAAGCCTCTACATCATGTGCCACATACCAGTCTTCTGCTGGATTTCAGCCACTGTGCTAGAGGAGATGTTGAGTGAAGTTGAGATTGGAGAGATCCCGAGGACTCTGACTCAAATGTTCACATACTTCCTGAACTTCCAGATCAAGCACAGCAGCCAAAAATGCAGAGGAAATAGAGACACCAATCTTCACCAGACTAGAAATATTATCCTGGCACTTGGAAAACTGGCTTTCCAACAGCTGGAAAATGGCAATATAATCTTCTATGAGGACGACCTGAGACAGTGCGGCATTAATATCAAAGATGTGTCAGTGTACTCAGAAGTCTGTACTCAGATCTTCAGAGAAGAGTCTGCACTGCACCTGGAGAAAGTCTTCAGCTTTATTCATCTGACAGTTCAGGAGTTTCTTGCAgctttatatgcatttttttcgTTCATCTCTAACCACAGAAATGTGCTGCTGGAGCAAGCCACTGGATGTTTTGCTTTCTTCAAAAAGCCGCAAATGTTTGACTTCCTCAGTTGTGCAGTGGACAAGGCTTTAAAGAGCGAGAATGAACACCTGAACCTTTTCCTTCGCTTCCTCCTAGGCTTTTCACTGGAGTCCAATCAGACTCTCTTACAAAGGCTACTTCCAGAACTAAGAAAGAGCTCACACAGTAAAGAACAAATAGTCTGGTACATCAAAAAGAAGATCAGGGAGAATCCCTCTGCAGAGAAATCCATCAATCTGTTTCATTGtctgaatgaactgaatgaTCATTCTTTAGTGCAGGAAGTACAAAAGTACCTGAATAGAAGCAATAACAGTGGTTTCAGTGGAGCTAAACTCTCTCCTGCTCAGTGGTCAGCTCTGGTGTTTGTGTTACTGAACTCAGAAGAGCAGTTAGATGAGTTTATCCTAAGAAAGTATGACCCATCAGAAGAATGTCTTCTGAGACTTCTGCCAGTGGTCAAAGCATCCAGAAAAGCAGT ACTGGGTCACTGCAGTATTACAGAAGAAGGCTGTGTTGCTCTGGTTAAAGCTCTGAAATCAAACCTCTCAAACGTGAGCGAGCTAGATCTGAGTTGGAATAATCCAGGATATTCAGGAGTAAAGGAGCTCTCTGATCTACTGAAGGAGCCACATTGCAAACTGGAGAAACTACA CCTGGAAATGTGCAGTATTACAAGTCAGTGCTGTGCAGTTCTGATTAACTCTCTGAAATCAAACCCATCATCACACTTGAGAGAGCTAGATTTAAGCTGGAATGATCCAGGAGAGTCAGGAGTGAAGGAACTCTCTGATCTACTGAAGAATCCACACTGTAAACTAGAGAAACTACA TCTGTCTGATTGCAGCATTACAGATAAAGGCTGTGTAGCTCTGGTTAAAGCTCTGAAATCAAACCCCTCAACACACCTGAAAGAACTGAATCTAAACAACAATGAACTAAAGGATTCAGGAGCGAAGGAACTCTCTGATCTACTGGAGGATCCACtctgtaaactggagacactAGA GCTGGCTGTGTGCAGTATTACTGGTGAAGGCTGTGCTGCTCTGGCTAACGCTCTGAAATCAAACCCCTCATCACAGCTGAAAGAACTGAATTTAAACAGGAATTATCCAGGAGATTCAGCAGTGAAGAAGCTCTCTGATCTACTGAAGGACCCACACTGTAAACTGCAGAAATTAGG aCTGTCTGAGTGCAGGATTACAGGTAAAAGTGGTACTTTGGTTAAAGCCCTGAAATCAAACCGCTTATCACAGCTAAGAGAGTTCAACCTGAAGTGGAACAAACCAGGAAATTCAGCAGTGAAGGAGGTCTCTGGTCTACTGGAGgatccacactgtaaactggagaaactGAATCTGAGGACAATAAACAGCAACATTAGCTGCATTGTAAATACAGCTTAA